Proteins encoded within one genomic window of Epinephelus lanceolatus isolate andai-2023 chromosome 9, ASM4190304v1, whole genome shotgun sequence:
- the pxnb gene encoding paxillin isoform X3 produces the protein MEDLDALLADLESTTSHISKRPVFLPDETPYSIPTGGHSYQDVSVPPPVPPPPSAEALNGSLIDQPDSHHSSQQSLGSAQKSSWSRDSSSSPLSHIEEDHVYSFPNKQKSSDSSTAALTSAMGSNLSELDRLLLELNAVQQSSPSFPTTEEAAPPLPSCSITHYENGSTPDIMVSPPSQEKPKRNGTRLDEARPTVESLLDELEGSVPSPSSSARHSDLDSSQQQARISASCATRELDELMASLSDFKIMAQGKSGVPGGPPTQVNKLDNMLGSLQSDLNKLGVQTVAKGVCGACCKPIVGQVVTAMGRTWHPEHFVCTHCQEEIGSRNFFEREGQPYCETDYHNLFSPRCYYCNGPILDKVVTALDRTWHPEHFFCAQCGSFFGPEGFHEKDGKAYCRKDYFDMFAPKCGGCARAILENYISALNSLWHPECFVCRECFTPFVNGSFFEHDGQPYCEVHYHERRGSLCSGCQKPITGRCITAMSKKFHPEHFVCAFCLKQLNKGTFKEQNDKPYCHGCFVKLFS, from the exons ATGGAGGATTTAG ACGCGTTGCTGGCAGACCTGGAATCTACTACATCCCACATCTCAAAGCGACCTGTGTTCTTGCCTGACGAGACACCCTACTCCATCCCCACCGGAGGACACTCCTACCAGGATGTGTCAGTTCCACCTCCAGTCCCTCCTCCACCCTCAGCCGAGGCTCTGAACGGGTCCCTGATAGATCAGCCAGACTCCCACCACTCCTCTCAGCAG TCGTTAGGTTCAGCCCAGAAGAGCTCATGGTCCAGAGACAGTAGCAGCTCTCCATTGTCTCACATTGAAGAGGACCACGTCTACAG TTTTCCCAACAAACAGAAGTCATCAGACTCGTCAACAGCAGCCTTGACCTCTGCCATGGGTAGTAACCTCTCGGAGCTCGACAGGCTGCTGCTGGAACTCAACGCAGTGCAACAAAGCTCTCCTTCATTCCCCACTACAG AGGAGGCAGCTCCACCCTTACCATCCTGCAGTATCACCCACTACGAGAATGGCAGCACCCCTGACATTATGGTGAGCCCCCCCTCTCAGGAGAAACCCAAGAGGAATGGAACGAGGCTGGATGAGGCCCGACCCACTGTTGAGAGTCTTCTGGATGAGCTGGAGGGCTCAGTGCCTTCGCCCAg TTCCTCTGCTCGCCACAGCGATTTGGACTCCTCTCAGCAGCAAGCCAGAATTTCAGCTTCCTGTGCAACAAGAGAGCTCGACGAGCTGATGGCCTCTTTGTCTGACTTCAAG ATTATGGCCCAGGGGAAGAGTGGTGTTCCCGGAGGGCCTCCGACACAGGTCAACAAGCTGGACAACATGCTCGGTAGCCTGCAGTCTGACCTCAACAAACTGGGTGTGCAGACGGTAGCTAAAGGAGTTTGCGGAGCCTGCTGTAAGCCAATTGTCGGACAG GTGGTGACCGCCATGGGCCGCACATGGCACCCCGAACACTTTGTGTGCACACACTGTCAGGAGGAGATTGGCTCCAGGAACTTCTTTGAGCGTGAGGGACAGCCGTACTGTGAGACAGATTACCATAATTTGTTCTCCCCAAGGTGCTACTACTGCAACGGGCCCATACTGGAT AAAGTTGTGACGGCGCTGGACAGGACATGGCATCCTGAACACTTCTTCTGCGCTCAGTGTGGATCCTTCTTTGGCCCAGAGG GCTTTCATGAAAAGGATGGAAAAGCCTATTGCAGGAAGGATTACTTTGACATGTTTGCACCAAAATGTGGCGGCTGTGCCCGAGCCATTTTGGAGAACTACATCTCAGCGCTGAACAGCCTTTGGCATCCTGAGTGTTTTGTTTGCAGG GAGTGCTTCACCCCATTTGTGAACGGAAGCTTCTTTGAGCACGATGGCCAGCCCTACTGTGAAGTGCACTACCATGAGCGTCGTGGCTCCCTCTGCTCCGGCTGTCAGAAGCCCATCACGGGACGCTGCATCACAGCCATGTCCAAGAAGTTCCACCCGGAGCACTTTGTCTGCGCCTTCTGCCTGAAACAACTCAACAAGGGCACCTTTAAAGAACAGAACGACAAACCCTACTGCCACGGCTGCTTCGTCAAGCTGTTCAGttag
- the pxnb gene encoding uncharacterized protein pxnb isoform X1, translating to MEDLDALLADLESTTSHISKRPVFLPDETPYSIPTGGHSYQDVSVPPPVPPPPSAEALNGSLIDQPDSHHSSQQSLGSAQKSSWSRDSSSSPLSHIEEDHVYSFPNKQKSSDSSTAALTSAMGSNLSELDRLLLELNAVQQSSPSFPTTEEAAPPLPSCSITHYENGSTPDIMVSPPSQEKPKRNGTRLDEARPTVESLLDELEGSVPSPSSSARHSDLDSSQQQARISASCATRELDELMASLSDFKPSTLGSLLDPAGVSSSSPHPPVSSSVTPVASPFPSLSHPSACASPLFSLPAGLELHIDEDGGDGGMSIPHANRLCPHSPISSLSAASDLDLDSVIEVSSTILSSQTKSLLALSQAASSNSNFMRNSPSPSNTTTTPSLTSVNTVLDHKSSKSPSPSVERVSPSNTVGKFPCASESASKGSASFHDLVLNFSTPPPSKNLTPPFSAPKTPSPIPSAISISPPSAHASSKTSSPSPASPLISPSPLAFTSPSRQLLELAPTDQRASPLSVQQPPVVEPSLDEALDKLLEMSFAQNHSAAHMEEPQLKMEAQCLGRGMQEIQEELILPMDRNSMQPDTFTSATNTITDESVDGGTDGNGDLDWADEELSMSFHDGLDGTMTPYTERPYTDGSMTPLTEASWMDESMTPSSCPGTPDVALDLPLMQTPNIDRVSASGHIKSVIRRTKEIPNVHPMFRDGHLRRKMGPIIVNKNTSQDRLIEELQGKFGIGRSERRRKQSDDWLTEGVIVTSKPQRFRADGAGSEVDKIVIPPESPVPVRKVLPPPSPPTSRRPPIIEEPRRLLPTQQPPIPTPPPLPPPPSPPPQPPHIQEHVPAAPRQIIKAPPPPAPIQEPPTPKPEPPPCVPKAPTCPPPLEPVTPIAPKVLVSVGCQTEYDPIFPPMQIMAQGKSGVPGGPPTQVNKLDNMLGSLQSDLNKLGVQTVAKGVCGACCKPIVGQVVTAMGRTWHPEHFVCTHCQEEIGSRNFFEREGQPYCETDYHNLFSPRCYYCNGPILDKVVTALDRTWHPEHFFCAQCGSFFGPEGFHEKDGKAYCRKDYFDMFAPKCGGCARAILENYISALNSLWHPECFVCRECFTPFVNGSFFEHDGQPYCEVHYHERRGSLCSGCQKPITGRCITAMSKKFHPEHFVCAFCLKQLNKGTFKEQNDKPYCHGCFVKLFS from the exons ATGGAGGATTTAG ACGCGTTGCTGGCAGACCTGGAATCTACTACATCCCACATCTCAAAGCGACCTGTGTTCTTGCCTGACGAGACACCCTACTCCATCCCCACCGGAGGACACTCCTACCAGGATGTGTCAGTTCCACCTCCAGTCCCTCCTCCACCCTCAGCCGAGGCTCTGAACGGGTCCCTGATAGATCAGCCAGACTCCCACCACTCCTCTCAGCAG TCGTTAGGTTCAGCCCAGAAGAGCTCATGGTCCAGAGACAGTAGCAGCTCTCCATTGTCTCACATTGAAGAGGACCACGTCTACAG TTTTCCCAACAAACAGAAGTCATCAGACTCGTCAACAGCAGCCTTGACCTCTGCCATGGGTAGTAACCTCTCGGAGCTCGACAGGCTGCTGCTGGAACTCAACGCAGTGCAACAAAGCTCTCCTTCATTCCCCACTACAG AGGAGGCAGCTCCACCCTTACCATCCTGCAGTATCACCCACTACGAGAATGGCAGCACCCCTGACATTATGGTGAGCCCCCCCTCTCAGGAGAAACCCAAGAGGAATGGAACGAGGCTGGATGAGGCCCGACCCACTGTTGAGAGTCTTCTGGATGAGCTGGAGGGCTCAGTGCCTTCGCCCAg TTCCTCTGCTCGCCACAGCGATTTGGACTCCTCTCAGCAGCAAGCCAGAATTTCAGCTTCCTGTGCAACAAGAGAGCTCGACGAGCTGATGGCCTCTTTGTCTGACTTCAAG CCCAGTACTTTGGGCTCCCTGCTAGACCCAGCAGGAGTGTCCTCCAGCTCACCTCATCCTCCAGTCTCTTCCTCCGTCACCCCAGTGGCTTCTCCTTTTCCTAGTCTGTCCCACCCGTCTGCCTGtgcctctcctcttttctctttgcCTGCTGGTCTAGAGCTGCACATCGATGAGGATGGAGGTGACGGTGGCATGTCGATCCCCCATGCGAACCGTCTCTGTCCCCACAGTCCTATATCCTCACTTTCTGCAGCCAGTGACCTAGACCTGGACTCTGTCATAGAAGTCTCTTCCACCATACTGTCATCCCAAACCAAGTCTCTGTTAGCCCTCTCTCAAGCTGCTTCATCTAACTCCAACTTTATGAGAAATAGCCCAAGTCCCTCCAATACCACCACCACTCCCTCACTCACCTCAGTTAATACTGTCCTGGACCACAAGTCCTCCAAGTCCCCTAGTCCATCTGTAGAACGGGTCTCACCCTCAAATACTGTTGGTAAATTCCCTTGTGCCTCTGAGTCTGCGAGCAAGGGTTCTGCTTCTTTTCATGACCTCGTTTTGAATTTCTCCACCCCACCTCCCTCTAAAAACCTCACCCCTCCTTTCTCAGCTCCAAAGACTCCTTCGCCCATCCCTTCTGCCATCTCTATATCTCCACCTTCTGCACATGCTTCTTCAAAAACATCTTCACCATCTCCAGCCTCTCCATTGATCAGCCCCTCTCCCCTGGCCTTCACAAGCCCCAGTAGACAGCTGTTGGAGTTGGCACCCACAGACCAAAGAGCCAGCCCCCTAAGTGTACAGCAACCCCCAGTGGTAGAGCCCTCCCTGGACGAGGCACTAGATAAGCTGCTAGAAATGAGTTTTGCACAGAATCACTCAGCAGCACACATGGAGGAACCACAGCTGAAGATGGAGGCACAGTGTCTAGGTAGGGGAATGCAGGAGATCCAGGAGGAGCTCATTCTGCCCATGGACAGAAACAGTATGCAGCCTGACACTTTTACCAGCGCCACCAACACCATCACAGATGAATCAGTGGACGGAGGCACTGATGGGAATGGAGATTTGGACTGGGCTGACGAGGAGCTGTCCATGTCCTTCCATGATGGACTGGATGGCACCATGACGCCTTATACTGAGAGGCCGTACACAGATGGCAGTATGACCCCGCTGACAGAGGCCAGCTGGATGGATGAGTCCATGACCCCGTCTTCATGCCCTGGGACCCCTGATGTTGCCCTGGACCTGCCCCTGATGCAGACTCCAAATATAGACAGAGTCTCTGCTTCCGGACAT ATAAAGTCAGTGATAAGGCGCACTAAGGAGATTCCCAACGTGCACCCCATGTTCCGAGATGGCCACCTGCGCAGGAAGATGGGACCCATCATTGTAAACAAGAACACTTCTCAGGACCGTCTCATAGAGGAGCTTCAGGGCAAGTTTGGGATCGGCCGCTCAGAGCGGCGACGTAAACAGTCTGATGACTGGCTGACAGAGGGTGTCATCGTCACCTCCAAACCCCAGCGTTTCCGTGCCGATGGGGCCGGCAGTGAGGTCGACAAG ATCGTAATTCCCCCAGAGTCGCCTGTCCCTGTGAGGAAGGTGCTCCCACCTCCCTCCCCCCCCACCTCTCGTCGTCCCCCTATTATAGAAGAACCTAGGCGACTACTCCCAACACAGCAGCCTCCTATCCCCACACCGCCAcctctccctccacctccctctccccctccacAACCTCCCCACATCCAGGAACACGTTCCCGCTGCGCCTCGGCAGATTATAAAAGCCCCACCTCCACCAGCCCCAATACAGGAACCTCCTACCCCCAAACCAGAGCCCCCTCCCTGTGTTCCCAAAGCCCCAACCTGCCCTCCACCACTGGAGCCAGTGACACCAATTGCACCCAAAGTCCTGGTGTCAGTAGGCTGCCAAACCGAGTATGACCCAATCTTCCCTCCAATGCAG ATTATGGCCCAGGGGAAGAGTGGTGTTCCCGGAGGGCCTCCGACACAGGTCAACAAGCTGGACAACATGCTCGGTAGCCTGCAGTCTGACCTCAACAAACTGGGTGTGCAGACGGTAGCTAAAGGAGTTTGCGGAGCCTGCTGTAAGCCAATTGTCGGACAG GTGGTGACCGCCATGGGCCGCACATGGCACCCCGAACACTTTGTGTGCACACACTGTCAGGAGGAGATTGGCTCCAGGAACTTCTTTGAGCGTGAGGGACAGCCGTACTGTGAGACAGATTACCATAATTTGTTCTCCCCAAGGTGCTACTACTGCAACGGGCCCATACTGGAT AAAGTTGTGACGGCGCTGGACAGGACATGGCATCCTGAACACTTCTTCTGCGCTCAGTGTGGATCCTTCTTTGGCCCAGAGG GCTTTCATGAAAAGGATGGAAAAGCCTATTGCAGGAAGGATTACTTTGACATGTTTGCACCAAAATGTGGCGGCTGTGCCCGAGCCATTTTGGAGAACTACATCTCAGCGCTGAACAGCCTTTGGCATCCTGAGTGTTTTGTTTGCAGG GAGTGCTTCACCCCATTTGTGAACGGAAGCTTCTTTGAGCACGATGGCCAGCCCTACTGTGAAGTGCACTACCATGAGCGTCGTGGCTCCCTCTGCTCCGGCTGTCAGAAGCCCATCACGGGACGCTGCATCACAGCCATGTCCAAGAAGTTCCACCCGGAGCACTTTGTCTGCGCCTTCTGCCTGAAACAACTCAACAAGGGCACCTTTAAAGAACAGAACGACAAACCCTACTGCCACGGCTGCTTCGTCAAGCTGTTCAGttag
- the pxnb gene encoding uncharacterized protein pxnb isoform X2, with translation MEDLDALLADLESTTSHISKRPVFLPDETPYSIPTGGHSYQDVSVPPPVPPPPSAEALNGSLIDQPDSHHSSQQSLGSAQKSSWSRDSSSSPLSHIEEDHVYSFPNKQKSSDSSTAALTSAMGSNLSELDRLLLELNAVQQSSPSFPTTEEAAPPLPSCSITHYENGSTPDIMVSPPSQEKPKRNGTRLDEARPTVESLLDELEGSVPSPSSSARHSDLDSSQQQARISASCATRELDELMASLSDFKPSTLGSLLDPAGVSSSSPHPPVSSSVTPVASPFPSLSHPSACASPLFSLPAGLELHIDEDGGDGGMSIPHANRLCPHSPISSLSAASDLDLDSVIEVSSTILSSQTKSLLALSQAASSNSNFMRNSPSPSNTTTTPSLTSVNTVLDHKSSKSPSPSVERVSPSNTVGKFPCASESASKGSASFHDLVLNFSTPPPSKNLTPPFSAPKTPSPIPSAISISPPSAHASSKTSSPSPASPLISPSPLAFTSPSRQLLELAPTDQRASPLSVQQPPVVEPSLDEALDKLLEMSFAQNHSAAHMEEPQLKMEAQCLGRGMQEIQEELILPMDRNSMQPDTFTSATNTITDESVDGGTDGNGDLDWADEELSMSFHDGLDGTMTPYTERPYTDGSMTPLTEASWMDESMTPSSCPGTPDVALDLPLMQTPNIDRVSASGHIKSVIRRTKEIPNVHPMFRDGHLRRKMGPIIVNKNTSQDRLIEELQGKFGIGRSERRRKQSDDWLTEGVIVTSKPQRFRADGAGSEVDKIVIPPESPVPVRKVLPPPSPPTSRRPPIIEEPRRLLPTQQPPIPTPPPLPPPPSPPPQPPHIQEHVPAAPRQIIKAPPPPAPIQEPPTPKPEPPPCVPKAPTCPPPLEPVTPIAPKVLVSVGCQTEYDPIFPPMQA, from the exons ATGGAGGATTTAG ACGCGTTGCTGGCAGACCTGGAATCTACTACATCCCACATCTCAAAGCGACCTGTGTTCTTGCCTGACGAGACACCCTACTCCATCCCCACCGGAGGACACTCCTACCAGGATGTGTCAGTTCCACCTCCAGTCCCTCCTCCACCCTCAGCCGAGGCTCTGAACGGGTCCCTGATAGATCAGCCAGACTCCCACCACTCCTCTCAGCAG TCGTTAGGTTCAGCCCAGAAGAGCTCATGGTCCAGAGACAGTAGCAGCTCTCCATTGTCTCACATTGAAGAGGACCACGTCTACAG TTTTCCCAACAAACAGAAGTCATCAGACTCGTCAACAGCAGCCTTGACCTCTGCCATGGGTAGTAACCTCTCGGAGCTCGACAGGCTGCTGCTGGAACTCAACGCAGTGCAACAAAGCTCTCCTTCATTCCCCACTACAG AGGAGGCAGCTCCACCCTTACCATCCTGCAGTATCACCCACTACGAGAATGGCAGCACCCCTGACATTATGGTGAGCCCCCCCTCTCAGGAGAAACCCAAGAGGAATGGAACGAGGCTGGATGAGGCCCGACCCACTGTTGAGAGTCTTCTGGATGAGCTGGAGGGCTCAGTGCCTTCGCCCAg TTCCTCTGCTCGCCACAGCGATTTGGACTCCTCTCAGCAGCAAGCCAGAATTTCAGCTTCCTGTGCAACAAGAGAGCTCGACGAGCTGATGGCCTCTTTGTCTGACTTCAAG CCCAGTACTTTGGGCTCCCTGCTAGACCCAGCAGGAGTGTCCTCCAGCTCACCTCATCCTCCAGTCTCTTCCTCCGTCACCCCAGTGGCTTCTCCTTTTCCTAGTCTGTCCCACCCGTCTGCCTGtgcctctcctcttttctctttgcCTGCTGGTCTAGAGCTGCACATCGATGAGGATGGAGGTGACGGTGGCATGTCGATCCCCCATGCGAACCGTCTCTGTCCCCACAGTCCTATATCCTCACTTTCTGCAGCCAGTGACCTAGACCTGGACTCTGTCATAGAAGTCTCTTCCACCATACTGTCATCCCAAACCAAGTCTCTGTTAGCCCTCTCTCAAGCTGCTTCATCTAACTCCAACTTTATGAGAAATAGCCCAAGTCCCTCCAATACCACCACCACTCCCTCACTCACCTCAGTTAATACTGTCCTGGACCACAAGTCCTCCAAGTCCCCTAGTCCATCTGTAGAACGGGTCTCACCCTCAAATACTGTTGGTAAATTCCCTTGTGCCTCTGAGTCTGCGAGCAAGGGTTCTGCTTCTTTTCATGACCTCGTTTTGAATTTCTCCACCCCACCTCCCTCTAAAAACCTCACCCCTCCTTTCTCAGCTCCAAAGACTCCTTCGCCCATCCCTTCTGCCATCTCTATATCTCCACCTTCTGCACATGCTTCTTCAAAAACATCTTCACCATCTCCAGCCTCTCCATTGATCAGCCCCTCTCCCCTGGCCTTCACAAGCCCCAGTAGACAGCTGTTGGAGTTGGCACCCACAGACCAAAGAGCCAGCCCCCTAAGTGTACAGCAACCCCCAGTGGTAGAGCCCTCCCTGGACGAGGCACTAGATAAGCTGCTAGAAATGAGTTTTGCACAGAATCACTCAGCAGCACACATGGAGGAACCACAGCTGAAGATGGAGGCACAGTGTCTAGGTAGGGGAATGCAGGAGATCCAGGAGGAGCTCATTCTGCCCATGGACAGAAACAGTATGCAGCCTGACACTTTTACCAGCGCCACCAACACCATCACAGATGAATCAGTGGACGGAGGCACTGATGGGAATGGAGATTTGGACTGGGCTGACGAGGAGCTGTCCATGTCCTTCCATGATGGACTGGATGGCACCATGACGCCTTATACTGAGAGGCCGTACACAGATGGCAGTATGACCCCGCTGACAGAGGCCAGCTGGATGGATGAGTCCATGACCCCGTCTTCATGCCCTGGGACCCCTGATGTTGCCCTGGACCTGCCCCTGATGCAGACTCCAAATATAGACAGAGTCTCTGCTTCCGGACAT ATAAAGTCAGTGATAAGGCGCACTAAGGAGATTCCCAACGTGCACCCCATGTTCCGAGATGGCCACCTGCGCAGGAAGATGGGACCCATCATTGTAAACAAGAACACTTCTCAGGACCGTCTCATAGAGGAGCTTCAGGGCAAGTTTGGGATCGGCCGCTCAGAGCGGCGACGTAAACAGTCTGATGACTGGCTGACAGAGGGTGTCATCGTCACCTCCAAACCCCAGCGTTTCCGTGCCGATGGGGCCGGCAGTGAGGTCGACAAG ATCGTAATTCCCCCAGAGTCGCCTGTCCCTGTGAGGAAGGTGCTCCCACCTCCCTCCCCCCCCACCTCTCGTCGTCCCCCTATTATAGAAGAACCTAGGCGACTACTCCCAACACAGCAGCCTCCTATCCCCACACCGCCAcctctccctccacctccctctccccctccacAACCTCCCCACATCCAGGAACACGTTCCCGCTGCGCCTCGGCAGATTATAAAAGCCCCACCTCCACCAGCCCCAATACAGGAACCTCCTACCCCCAAACCAGAGCCCCCTCCCTGTGTTCCCAAAGCCCCAACCTGCCCTCCACCACTGGAGCCAGTGACACCAATTGCACCCAAAGTCCTGGTGTCAGTAGGCTGCCAAACCGAGTATGACCCAATCTTCCCTCCAATGCAGGCATGA
- the ctu1 gene encoding cytoplasmic tRNA 2-thiolation protein 1 produces MPVLCSNCADKRAVLKRPKTGHSLCKECFFWAFEEEVHQTIVAAELFKPGEIVGIAASGGKDSTVLAHVMKVLNERYNYGLELMLLSVDEGISGYRDDSLETVKRNQQQYELPLKIVSYEELYGWTMDAIVKQVGLKNNCTFCGVFRRQALDRGAIMLKVDKICTGHNADDVAETVLMNVLRGDIARLRRCTAISTASEGEGVVPRCKPLKYAYEKEIVLYAYFKKLDYFSTECIYSPNAYRGHARTFLKDLESVRPSSIIDIIHSGENLSVRDGVKMPVQGTCTRCGYISSQALCKSCVLLEGLNRGLPKLGIGKHHRLHDKILSQQPLTEKEERKLKPVDF; encoded by the exons ATGCCTGTCCTGTGCAGTAACTGTGCTGACAAGCGTGCTGTGCTGAAACGTCCAAAAACAGGCCACTCGCTGTGTAAGGAATGCTTCTTCTGGGCCTTTGAAGAGGAGGTCCATCAGACGATTGTGGCAGCAGAGCTGTTTAAACCTGGGGAGATAGTAGGAATTGCTGCCTCAGGTGGAAAGGACTCGACAGTGCTTGCACATGTAATGAAGGTCCTCAATGAGCGATACAACTATGGCCTTGAACTTATGCTTCTCTCAGTGGATGAGGGAATCTCAGGTTACAGAGATGACTCCTTGGAGACCGTAAAGAGGAATCAGCAACAATATGAGCTACCACTGAAGATTGTCTCGTATGAGGAGCTGTATGGCTGGACTATGGATGCTATAGTGAAGCAGGTGGGACTGAAAAATAATTGCACTTTCTGTGGAGTGTTCAGAAGGCAGGCGCTAGACAGAGGAGCCATCATGCTGAAAGTGGACAAGATATGTACAG GTCACAATGCTGATGATGTGGCAGAGACAGTTTTAATGAACGTCTTGCGAGGGGACATAGCTCGTCTGCGCCGCTGCACTGCCATCTCTACAGCCAGCGAAGGTGAAGGGGTTGTGCCACGCTGCAAGCCCCTCAAATACGCATATGAAAAAGAGATTGTTCTGTATGCTTACTTCAAGAAGTTGGACTACTTCTCCACTGAATGTATATACTCTCCCAATGCTTATCGTGGCCATGCGAGGACCTTTTTAAAGGACCTGGAGAGTGTAAGGCCCAGCTCCATAATTGATATCATCCACTCAGGGGAGAACCTGTCTGTGCGGGATGGGGTGAAGATGCCTGTGCAGGGGACCTGCACCCGCTGTGGCTATATCTCTAGCCAGGCTCTGTGCAAGTCCTGTGTGCTGCTGGAGGGGTTGAACCGAGGTCTGCCAAAGCTGGGCATCGGCAAACACCATCGCCTGCATGACAAAATCCTCTCCCAGCAGCCCCTTActgagaaggaggagagaaagcTGAAACCAGTGGACTTTTGA
- the crybb2 gene encoding beta-crystallin B2 — protein sequence MATDHQNPATKQQQPGTSAFKLVIYEQENFQGRCHELTGPCNNLQEEGMEKVGSILVLCGPWVGYEQASCKGEQYVFEKGEYPRWDSWTNSRRSDTIIAFRPIKVDSQEHKIVLYENPSFAGKKIEIIDDDVPSFHAHGYQEKVSSVRVQSGTWVGYQYPGYRGYQYLFEKGEYKDSTEFGAQIPQIQSVRRIRDMQWHQRGAFHPVN from the exons ATGGCCACAGACCACCAGAACCCTGCAaccaagcagcagcagccaggcaCCAGTGCATTTAAG CTGGTTATCTATGAGCAGGAAAACTTCCAGGGACGCTGCCATGAGCTGACTGGTCCCTGCAACAACCTCCAGGAAGAAGGCATGGAGAAAGTGGGCTCCATACTGGTGCTGTGTGGACC ATGGGTGGGATACGAGCAGGCCAGCTGTAAGGGGGAGCAGTATGTGTTTGAGAAGGGGGAGTATCCTCGCTGGGATTCCTGGACCAACAGCAGGCGTAGTGACACCATTATTGCATTCCGCCCGATTAAAGTG GACAGCCAGGAGCACAAGATTGTCCTTTACGAAAACCCCAGCTTTGCAGGGAAGAAGATAGAAATCATAGATGATGATGTCCCTAGTTTTCACGCACATGGCTACCAGGAAAAGGTCTCCTCTGTTCGGGTTCAGAGTGGCAC TTGGGTGGGCTATCAGTATCCAGGCTACAGAGGCTATCAGTACCTGTTTGAAAAGGGGGAGTATAAGGACAGCACTGAGTTCGGAGCCCAGATTCCTCAGATCCAGTCGGTTCGGCGCATCAGAGACATGCAGTGGCATCAGAGGGGTGCTTTTCACCCCGTCAACTAA